One region of Mycobacterium riyadhense genomic DNA includes:
- a CDS encoding isochorismate synthase encodes MIASEPPFVLCGSGGALVADGVRTRYRDLPAAQAALRSGEAPMLLGGLPFDVSRPAALMVPGAVRRLEGLPRWPTDALPAVRVGAAIPSLADYRDQISRARDQLAAPDNSLCKVVLARSLQLTADAPLDARVVLRRLVAADPTAYGYLVDLTSAGDDYTGAALVGATPELLVARFADRVVCQPLAGTAPRAEEPDVDAANGAALAASAKNRHEHQLVIDSMRAALEPLCEDLTIASEPQLSRTAAVWHLCTPITGRLRDTLTTAIDLALALHPTPAVGGVPTSAATELIAELEGDRGFYAGAVGWCDARGDGRWVVSIRCAQLSADRRTALARAGGGIVAESDPDDEVEETTTKFATILTALGVEP; translated from the coding sequence TTGATAGCCAGCGAACCGCCGTTCGTCCTGTGCGGCTCAGGGGGCGCACTGGTTGCCGACGGGGTAAGGACGCGTTATCGCGACCTGCCCGCGGCACAGGCGGCTCTGCGCTCCGGAGAGGCGCCAATGTTGTTGGGCGGGCTGCCTTTTGATGTAAGCAGGCCAGCAGCGCTGATGGTACCGGGTGCGGTGCGGCGCCTCGAGGGACTGCCCCGGTGGCCAACCGACGCACTGCCGGCCGTCCGCGTTGGCGCCGCCATCCCGTCGCTGGCTGACTACCGCGACCAGATCAGCCGCGCACGGGATCAGCTTGCCGCGCCGGACAACTCGCTGTGCAAGGTGGTACTGGCCCGATCGTTGCAGCTGACCGCCGACGCACCGCTGGACGCCCGCGTCGTCCTGCGCCGGCTGGTAGCAGCCGACCCAACGGCCTATGGCTATCTCGTCGACCTGACCTCCGCTGGTGACGACTACACTGGGGCGGCTCTGGTGGGCGCTACCCCAGAACTCCTGGTCGCACGGTTCGCCGATCGCGTCGTGTGTCAGCCGCTCGCCGGCACGGCACCGCGTGCCGAAGAGCCCGACGTCGACGCCGCCAACGGCGCCGCGCTGGCCGCTTCGGCCAAGAACCGCCACGAGCACCAATTGGTCATCGACAGCATGCGCGCAGCCCTCGAGCCACTGTGCGAGGACCTCACCATCGCATCTGAGCCACAGCTGAGCCGCACCGCTGCCGTTTGGCACCTGTGCACACCAATCACTGGCCGACTACGCGACACCTTAACTACCGCAATCGATCTGGCGTTGGCGCTGCACCCCACCCCCGCGGTCGGAGGAGTTCCGACCAGCGCGGCCACCGAGCTCATCGCCGAGCTTGAAGGCGACCGCGGCTTCTACGCAGGTGCCGTGGGATGGTGTGATGCGCGGGGCGACGGCCGCTGGGTGGTATCGATCCGTTGCGCACAATTATCGGCCGATCGGCGCACCGCGCTCGCGCGTGCGGGCGGCGGCATTGTCGCCGAATCCGATCCCGACGACGAAGTCGAGGAAACCACAACGAAATTCGCCACCATATTGACCGCGCTGGGAGTCGAGCCATGA
- a CDS encoding GNAT family N-acetyltransferase — protein sequence MTRNVRRAVPEDSAEIAAMIHELAEFEHAADQCTVTETQISAALFGNSPTVQGHVAEINGEIAAMALWFLNFSTWDGVAGIYLEDIYVRPRFRRRGLARGLLATLAKECVDNGYTRLVWAVLNWNSDAIALYDQIGGQPQREWTTYRLSGPRLAALAEPR from the coding sequence ATGACCCGCAATGTCCGCCGCGCCGTACCGGAAGACAGCGCCGAAATTGCAGCCATGATCCACGAACTCGCCGAATTCGAGCATGCCGCCGACCAATGCACGGTCACCGAAACTCAAATATCGGCAGCACTTTTCGGCAATTCACCGACGGTGCAAGGACACGTCGCCGAGATTAACGGCGAGATCGCCGCGATGGCGCTGTGGTTTCTCAACTTTTCCACTTGGGATGGCGTCGCGGGCATCTACCTGGAAGACATTTACGTGCGCCCGAGATTTCGCCGCCGCGGCCTAGCCCGTGGTTTACTGGCCACGCTGGCCAAAGAATGCGTCGACAACGGCTACACGCGGCTGGTATGGGCGGTGCTGAACTGGAATTCGGATGCCATCGCGCTCTACGACCAGATCGGCGGGCAGCCGCAACGCGAGTGGACTACCTATCGGCTGTCCGGCCCGCGATTGGCGGCGCTGGCCGAACCACGCTGA
- the whiB1 gene encoding transcriptional regulator WhiB1 has translation MDWRHKAVCRDEDPELFFPVGNSGPALAQIADAKLVCNRCPVTTECLSWALNTGQDSGVWGGMSEDERRALKRRNARTKARSGV, from the coding sequence ATGGATTGGCGCCACAAGGCGGTCTGCCGTGACGAGGATCCCGAGCTGTTCTTCCCGGTTGGGAACAGCGGCCCGGCGCTTGCGCAGATCGCTGACGCGAAACTGGTCTGCAATCGGTGTCCGGTGACCACAGAGTGTCTCAGCTGGGCTCTGAATACCGGCCAGGACTCGGGTGTCTGGGGCGGCATGAGCGAAGATGAGCGGCGCGCGCTAAAGCGCCGCAACGCCCGGACGAAGGCCCGAAGCGGAGTCTGA
- a CDS encoding diacylglycerol/lipid kinase family protein: MRAVLIVNPTATTITPAARDLVAHALKSRLQLTVEHTKHRGHAAELGQAAVADGVDLVVVHGGDGTVSGVVNGMLGSPATTQAGPVPAVAIVPGGSANVLARVLGISPDPLAATNQLIQLLDDYHRHQQWRRIGLIDCGERWAVFNTGMGVDAEVVAAVEAERDKGGKVTAWRYIRAAVPAVWGYTRREPTLKLELPNREPITGVSFIFVSNASPWTYANNRPVWTNPACTFESGLGVFAPTTMKTIPTLRIVRQMFAKRPKFNFKQLITEDDVPYLTITSTGEPAACQFDGDYLGVRETMTFRAVPEVLSVVAPPAKNRPDLRQSKM, translated from the coding sequence ATGCGAGCCGTGCTGATCGTCAACCCCACCGCGACTACCATCACGCCGGCCGCTCGGGACCTAGTCGCACACGCGCTCAAGAGTCGCCTTCAACTCACCGTCGAACACACCAAACACCGCGGTCACGCCGCTGAACTCGGCCAGGCAGCTGTTGCGGACGGTGTTGACCTGGTTGTCGTGCATGGTGGCGACGGCACGGTGAGCGGGGTGGTCAACGGCATGCTGGGCAGCCCCGCCACGACGCAGGCCGGACCTGTGCCGGCAGTCGCGATCGTCCCAGGAGGCTCGGCGAATGTGCTGGCCAGGGTTCTGGGAATATCGCCCGACCCGCTCGCCGCCACTAACCAGCTCATCCAGTTGCTCGACGACTACCACCGCCACCAGCAATGGCGTCGAATCGGGCTGATCGACTGCGGTGAGCGCTGGGCCGTGTTCAACACCGGAATGGGTGTCGACGCCGAAGTGGTGGCCGCGGTGGAGGCCGAACGCGATAAGGGTGGCAAAGTTACGGCCTGGCGGTATATCCGGGCGGCGGTGCCCGCTGTGTGGGGCTACACGCGCCGCGAACCCACCCTCAAGCTGGAACTTCCCAATCGTGAACCGATTACGGGTGTGAGCTTCATCTTCGTGTCCAACGCCAGTCCATGGACCTACGCAAACAACCGGCCGGTTTGGACCAATCCCGCCTGCACGTTCGAGTCCGGTTTGGGCGTCTTCGCCCCCACGACCATGAAGACGATCCCCACCCTGCGGATTGTCCGGCAGATGTTCGCAAAACGGCCGAAGTTCAACTTCAAGCAACTGATCACCGAGGACGATGTCCCCTACCTGACGATCACCAGCACTGGGGAACCCGCGGCCTGTCAGTTCGACGGGGATTACCTCGGCGTGCGCGAAACCATGACCTTCCGCGCAGTTCCGGAGGTATTGTCGGTGGTCGCACCCCCCGCAAAAAATAGGCCTGACCTGCGACAATCAAAGATGTGA
- a CDS encoding biotin/lipoyl-binding carrier protein, whose translation MSEDVRAEIVASVLEVVVSEGDQIAKGDTVVLLESMKMEIPVLAEVAGTVSKVSVSVGDVIQAGDLIAVIS comes from the coding sequence ATGTCCGAGGATGTTCGAGCCGAGATCGTGGCCAGCGTGCTCGAAGTCGTTGTCAGCGAAGGCGACCAAATCGCCAAGGGTGACACCGTGGTCCTGCTGGAGTCGATGAAGATGGAGATTCCCGTCCTGGCCGAAGTCGCCGGGACCGTTAGTAAGGTGAGCGTGTCGGTGGGCGATGTCATTCAGGCCGGCGACCTTATCGCCGTGATCAGCTAG
- a CDS encoding sensor histidine kinase → MSTLGNLLAEHTVLPGNAVDHLHAVVGEWQLLADLSFADYLMWVRRDDGVLVCVAQCRPNTAPTALQTDAVGRVVAADRLPLVAETFASGAARRESNGGQDHSRQLPGPNVDSSPVRFRDRVVAVLTQHQTELTARRSSGGLETAYRDTATDLLHMLAEGTFPDVGDVAMSRSTPRAGDGFMRLDVDGVVAYASPNALSAYHRMGLTSELEGHNLIRVTRPLISDPFEAQEVAEHVLDLLAGGASMRMEVDAGDATVLLRTLPLVVHGRNAGAAILIRDVTEVKRRDRALISKDATIREIHHRVKNNLQTVAALLRLQARRTANAEGREALIESVRRVSSIALVHDALSMSVDEQVNLDEVIDRILPIMNDVASVGTPIRINRVGDLGVLDSDRATALIMVITELVQNAIEHAFDPTAEEGSVTIRAERSARWLDVVVHDDGRGLPDGFSLEKSDSLGLQIVRTLVSAELDGSLGMREAPNRGTDVVLRVPIGRRGRLVL, encoded by the coding sequence ATGTCCACTCTCGGTAACCTGCTGGCCGAACATACGGTCCTGCCGGGAAACGCGGTCGACCATTTGCATGCCGTGGTCGGAGAGTGGCAGCTGCTTGCCGATCTATCGTTCGCCGATTACTTGATGTGGGTTCGCCGAGACGACGGCGTCCTGGTCTGCGTTGCGCAATGCCGTCCGAACACCGCGCCGACGGCGCTGCAGACCGATGCGGTGGGCAGGGTGGTCGCCGCCGACAGGCTGCCGCTGGTGGCCGAGACCTTCGCATCCGGCGCTGCGCGGCGGGAAAGTAATGGGGGCCAGGACCATTCGCGGCAACTTCCCGGTCCGAATGTTGATTCCTCTCCGGTGCGATTTCGCGACCGGGTGGTGGCGGTGCTGACGCAGCACCAGACCGAACTGACGGCCCGTCGCAGTTCGGGCGGCCTGGAGACGGCCTACCGGGATACCGCCACAGACCTGCTGCACATGCTGGCGGAGGGCACTTTCCCCGACGTCGGGGATGTGGCCATGTCGCGATCCACCCCACGGGCAGGCGATGGCTTCATGCGCCTCGATGTCGATGGTGTTGTCGCATACGCCAGCCCTAACGCGCTGTCGGCCTACCACAGGATGGGCCTGACCAGCGAGCTGGAAGGCCACAACCTCATCAGAGTCACCCGGCCGCTGATCTCGGACCCGTTCGAGGCGCAGGAGGTGGCCGAGCATGTGCTGGACTTGCTTGCCGGCGGGGCGAGCATGCGGATGGAGGTCGATGCCGGCGACGCCACCGTGCTGCTGCGGACGCTGCCGCTGGTGGTGCATGGTCGCAACGCCGGTGCCGCGATATTGATCCGCGATGTCACCGAGGTGAAGCGCCGGGACCGCGCCCTGATTTCCAAGGACGCCACCATTCGCGAAATCCATCACCGGGTGAAGAACAATCTGCAAACCGTGGCCGCACTGCTGCGGCTGCAGGCTCGACGCACGGCCAACGCCGAAGGTCGGGAGGCACTGATCGAGTCCGTTCGCCGGGTGTCGTCGATTGCGTTGGTCCACGACGCGTTATCGATGTCGGTTGACGAGCAAGTCAACCTCGACGAGGTCATAGACCGAATCCTGCCGATCATGAACGATGTGGCGTCCGTGGGCACGCCGATCCGGATCAACCGGGTGGGCGACCTCGGGGTGCTGGACTCCGATCGGGCGACGGCCCTGATCATGGTGATCACCGAACTGGTGCAGAATGCGATCGAGCATGCGTTCGACCCGACAGCCGAAGAGGGATCGGTGACGATTCGTGCTGAGCGATCGGCACGCTGGCTCGATGTCGTGGTGCACGACGACGGGCGTGGGTTACCAGATGGATTCAGCCTGGAGAAATCCGACAGCCTGGGACTGCAGATCGTTCGAACCTTGGTATCTGCCGAGCTGGATGGCTCGCTGGGGATGCGCGAAGCCCCCAATCGCGGCACAGATGTGGTGCTGCGGGTTCCGATTGGTCGCCGGGGGCGGTTGGTGTTGTAG
- a CDS encoding 50S ribosomal protein bL37, giving the protein MAKRGRKKRDRKYSKANHGKRPNA; this is encoded by the coding sequence ATGGCCAAGCGTGGCCGCAAGAAGCGCGACCGCAAGTACAGCAAAGCCAACCACGGCAAGCGGCCCAACGCGTAG
- a CDS encoding acid phosphatase, which yields MGLHNPWSGHRLLLLRHGETEWSKSGQHTGRSDIELTEAGRAQAKLAGQTLAQLELDDPVVISSPRQRCLVTAELAGLTVDEVSPLLAEWDYGSYEGLTTREIQQSVPDWLVWTHGCPDGESVTQVSDRADRAVAMALEHMTSRDVLFVSHGHFSRAVITRWVELPLTEGSRFGMVTASIAVCGFEHGVRQLCVLGLTGHPVN from the coding sequence ATGGGCTTGCACAATCCTTGGTCGGGGCACCGACTGCTGCTACTGCGCCACGGCGAGACCGAATGGTCGAAATCGGGACAGCACACCGGCCGTAGCGACATCGAGCTGACCGAAGCTGGCCGCGCGCAGGCCAAGCTGGCCGGGCAGACACTGGCTCAACTCGAGCTTGATGACCCGGTGGTGATCAGCAGCCCACGTCAACGATGCTTGGTCACCGCCGAGTTAGCCGGGCTGACCGTTGACGAGGTATCTCCGCTGCTCGCTGAGTGGGATTACGGTTCCTACGAAGGCTTGACGACGCGGGAGATACAGCAATCCGTACCCGATTGGCTGGTGTGGACACACGGATGCCCGGATGGTGAAAGTGTTACGCAGGTCAGCGATCGCGCCGATCGCGCCGTTGCGATGGCGCTCGAGCATATGACGTCGCGTGATGTGTTGTTCGTCAGCCACGGCCACTTCTCGCGCGCGGTGATCACGCGTTGGGTCGAGTTGCCGCTGACCGAAGGCAGTCGGTTCGGCATGGTGACCGCCTCGATTGCTGTCTGTGGGTTCGAGCATGGGGTGCGCCAGCTCTGTGTGCTCGGGTTGACCGGTCATCCGGTCAATTGA